A window of the Lactuca sativa cultivar Salinas chromosome 5, Lsat_Salinas_v11, whole genome shotgun sequence genome harbors these coding sequences:
- the LOC111878201 gene encoding protein FAR1-RELATED SEQUENCE 5-like, whose protein sequence is MRLHVILIEYFTYIDISIMITVMDDLDMHDIENNHLDEENHQFGYTDSEFLHNEENQSETQDMNDIGNDHYDEENHQFRSGDSEILDNDGNQLEIQVQSDNVAAQYGSCKQFIEADGSLFWIPEVEPGWIPTLGSIFKDIKDVIKWYKGYALRSGFDIRKSTERKKSGITTSKYFICNRGGLPNTSTLDTISDDHNKQLRNSNCKRTNCKAFVAFKAIPHSSEVYLWRFEQQHNHKLINQDCMHLSRAKRQLNVVDQAFIHKLSSAKVGATTAYRLMCVIKGGCEFVDGIEIDWKNFKRDINCHIGGTDANLLITKLQNRKENVTNFTYEYRCDKKQLNALFWADDTSKQNFELFGDVVSFDATYRTNRYCMVFVPFTGIDNHKRCVTFGAGLLCREDTNSYIWLLRSFLKCFGKAPIMVVTDQDPAMKKAIEIVSWETMNKSDFKADFNSIVWDSKIVVNDFEMRWDALMVKYKLQDNKWMKDMFDLRSSWIPAYFKDVPMSGLMRTTSRSESENSAFNRVSHHGYTLNNFMNAFESVMERQRNNQIKFDFDTSTIIPIIKTPLEDMEKHASMVYTRTIFLMVQREILHSLVSCSQKSVTSGVVSDICIVKHKRTNISKKKVVVEKKEKVDIDSEWNFNTSEVEFNREDLMVKCSCMLFERFGIFCRHIFCILKIYDIQEIPSRYILKRWRRDIIPTTVLKMTFRYSDSSGNVEKVAYKAFSMLDQCLSSLSNDDKKLEEFMQKLEVFMTDIGEQGSDKLLVTKEDHIDKLYGATTNPEVVDVENPPMVKNKGSGTGKRLKSALEKATIQGNKQSRSCKTCGVKGHNSRKCLTLLNNSKVQSA, encoded by the exons ATGAGACTGCATgttattcttatagaatattTTACATACATTGATATATCAATAATGATaacagttatggatgatttggatATGCATGACATCGAAAACAATCATCTTGATGAAGAAAATCATCAGTTCGGTTATACTGATTCAGAGTTTCTTCATAACGAGGAAAATCAATCGGAAACCCAAG ATATGAATGACATCGGAAATGATCATTACGATGAAGAAAATCATCAATTCAGATCTGGTGATTCAGAGATTCTGGATAATGATGGAAATCAATTGGAAATCCAAG TTCAAAGTGACAATGTTGCAGCACAATATGGCTCTTGCAAACAATTCATTGAAGCTGATGGTTCTTTATTTTGGATTCCAGAGGTTGAACCTGGTTGGATACCTACTTTGGGTTCAATTTTTAAAGATATCAAAGATGTTATTAAGTGGTATAAAGGATATGCATTAAGATCTGGTTTTGATATTAGAAAATCAACAGAGAGGAAAAAGAGTGGAATCACAACTTCGAAATATTTTATATGCAATAGAGGGGGATTGCCAAACACTTCTACCTTAGACACAATTAGTGATGATCATAATAAGCAATTGAGAAATAGTAATTGTAAACGCACAAATTGCAAAGCTTTTGTTGCATTCAAAGCTATACCACATTCTTCAGAAGTTTACCTGTGGCGCTTTGAACAACAACACAACCACAAATTGATCAATCAAGATTGTATGCATCTTTCAAGAGCTAAACGTCAGTTGAATGTTGTTGATCAAGCTTTTATACATAAGCTTTCGAGTGCAAAGGTGGGGGCAACTACAGCATATAGACTAATGTGCGTTATAAAAGGAGGATGTGAATTTGTTGATGGAATAGAGATAGATTGGAAAAATTTTAAAAGGGATATAAATTGTCACATCGGCGGCACTGATGCAAATTTGTTGATTACAAAGCTTCAGAATCGTAAAGAGAATGTTACAAATTTTACATACGAATACAGATGTGACAAGAAGCAGTTAAATGCTCTCTTTTGGGCTGATGAcacttcaaaacaaaactttgagTTATTTGGGGACGTTGTTTCGTTTGACGCAACATATCGTACAAACAG gtATTGTATGGTATTTGTACCTTTTACTGGCATTGATAATCACAAAAGGTGCGTCACTTTTGGAGCTGGTTTGTTGTGTAGAGAAGATACAAATTCCTATATTTGGTTACTTCGGTCATTCTTGAAGTGTTTTGGAAAAGCACCAATCATGGTCGTGACCGATCAAGATCCAGCAATGAAAAAGGCTATTGAGATA GTAAGCTGGGAAACAATGAATAAATCAGATTTTAAGGCGGACTTCAATAGTATAGTATGGGACTCCAAAATTGTTGTCAATGATTTTGAAATGAGATGGGATGCATTAATGGTAAAATATAAGTTGCAAGACAATAAATGGATGAAAGATATGTTTGATTTGAGAAGCAGTTGGATTCCAGCCTATTTTAAAGATGTACCGATGTCAGGTCTAATGAGAACAACTTCTCGGTCAGAAAGTGAGAATTCAGCATTCAATAGGGTATCGCATCATGGTTATACGTTAAACAATTTTATGAATGCTTTTGAGTCTGTTATGGAAAGGCAAAGGAATAATCAgatcaaatttgattttgatACATCTACTATAATTCCAATCATCAAAACACCTCTTGAAGATATGGAGAAACATGCATCTATGGTATACACCAGGACTATTTTTCTCATGGTGCAGAGGGAGATTCTTCATTCACTTGTTTCTTGTTCACAGAAGAGTGTTACATCAGGCGTTGTTTCTGACATATGCATTGTCAAACATAAAAGGACAAATATATCAAAGAAGAAGGTAGTAGTtgagaaaaaagaaaaagttgaCATCGATTCTGAATGGAATTTTAACACAAGTGAAG TTGAATTCAACAGAGAAGATCTAATGGTGAAATGTTCATGCATGCTTTTTGAGCGGTTTGGAATTTTTTGTAGACACATCTTCTGTATTCTAAAGATTTATGACATACAAGAGATTCCGTCAAGATACATTCTTAAGAGATGGAGAAGAGATATTATCCCCACCACAGTTTTGAAAATGACGTTTAGATATAGTGATTCGTCTGGAAATGTTGAGAAGGTTGCATACAAAGCTTTTTCCATGCTTGATCAATGCCTGTCTTCATTAAGTAATGATGACAAGAAGTTAGAAGAGTTCATGCAGAAGCTTGAAGTTTTTATGACTGATATTGGTGAACAAGGTTCAGACAAATTATTGGTTACAAAAGAGGATCATATTGATAAACTTTACGGAGCTACTACGAATCCTGAAGTTGTTGATGTTGAAAATCCACCTATGGTGAAGAATAAAGGTTCTGGTACAGGAAAACGTTTAAAAAGTGCTTTGGAGAAGGCTACTATTCAAGGTAACAAGCAATCAAGATCATGCAAAACATGTGGGGTTAAAGGGCATAATTCAAGGAAATGTTTGACATTGTTGAATAACTCCAAGGTACAAAGTGCATAG